A region from the Kineothrix sp. IPX-CK genome encodes:
- a CDS encoding alpha/beta hydrolase → MKFINSPTESPENVIHKTYYSQLMARDIGYNIYLPPDYNENGEKFPVSYHLHGWTGNESSEVWAMEKIYKGKQEITVFPNNSPVIEKYEKLPIEFMFINELMPHIEREYKTISAHSGRSISGFSMGGGMAFNYAIKYPELFSSVTAYAGTYHHYYHKGSGTVGTDPKKASELYADMMREERYFDEGNILCLIRQNAKKIRGSLDINMHIGTADILFCDNEILHLYLDSLHIPHKYNIFEGAGHELERIL, encoded by the coding sequence ATGAAGTTCATAAATTCACCAACTGAGTCACCGGAAAATGTAATACATAAAACATATTACAGCCAGTTAATGGCACGCGATATTGGCTATAATATTTATTTACCGCCAGATTACAATGAGAATGGCGAAAAATTCCCGGTTTCATATCATTTGCATGGATGGACCGGCAATGAATCATCCGAAGTGTGGGCGATGGAAAAAATATATAAAGGCAAACAGGAAATTACCGTGTTCCCAAACAATTCCCCGGTAATCGAAAAATACGAGAAATTGCCTATTGAGTTCATGTTTATTAACGAGTTAATGCCACATATTGAAAGAGAATACAAAACGATATCAGCACACAGCGGTAGGTCAATTTCCGGTTTTTCGATGGGCGGCGGTATGGCGTTTAATTATGCCATTAAATATCCTGAATTATTTTCTTCGGTAACTGCTTACGCAGGGACATATCACCATTATTATCACAAAGGCTCTGGTACTGTGGGGACAGATCCGAAGAAGGCCAGCGAACTGTATGCAGATATGATGAGAGAAGAAAGATATTTTGACGAAGGCAATATTTTGTGCTTGATAAGACAAAATGCAAAAAAGATTCGCGGCAGCTTGGATATAAATATGCATATCGGAACGGCTGATATATTGTTTTGTGATAATGAGATTTTGCATTTATACTTGGATTCATTGCATATTCCGCACAAGTACAATATATTCGAGGGCGCGGGACATGAACTGGAGCGAATTCTATAA
- a CDS encoding pyridoxamine 5'-phosphate oxidase family protein: protein MRFMKASEIQKERIADIENKADFLLKEIQTATLTSVNESGYPRTCAVTKAADNGFREVYFITSKRSQLHGKATHFEENPKASMCYFKGTDSVTLVGEVEFVEDQALKEKLWSESDRRFFSKGIADPKFKLLKFTTLEATFWIGGKFRTCKYKKQLFVDTSRKA, encoded by the coding sequence ATGAGATTTATGAAAGCATCAGAGATTCAAAAAGAAAGAATAGCAGATATTGAAAATAAAGCAGATTTTCTGCTTAAAGAGATTCAGACCGCCACACTGACTTCGGTAAATGAAAGTGGCTATCCTCGAACCTGCGCTGTTACAAAGGCCGCCGACAATGGCTTTCGGGAAGTGTATTTTATTACCTCAAAGCGTTCCCAGCTTCATGGAAAAGCAACGCACTTTGAAGAGAATCCGAAAGCTTCCATGTGCTATTTCAAAGGCACTGATAGTGTCACTTTGGTTGGAGAAGTCGAGTTTGTCGAGGATCAAGCGCTGAAAGAAAAGCTATGGTCAGAATCTGACCGACGGTTCTTTAGTAAGGGCATCGCAGACCCTAAATTCAAATTATTGAAATTCACAACATTAGAGGCAACCTTTTGGATTGGGGGCAAATTCAGAACCTGCAAGTATAAAAAGCAGCTTTTCGTTGATACATCAAGAAAGGCATAA
- a CDS encoding EFR1 family ferrodoxin (N-terminal region resembles flavodoxins. C-terminal ferrodoxin region binds two 4Fe-4S clusters.), with protein MKTYSHIKIAYYSGTGGTELAAKSFQSRLEEKRCICTIEKITDGMSVNQSDHDLLLLLFPVHAFNAPEPVYRWIDSLDAVNHISAAVISVSGAGEVCPNTACRVGSIKRLTKKGYRVIYDRMIVMPSNWVASAPSPLPYLLMQTLPIAVEQISCDLLSGVCKKGEPLWIDRFFSVMGKLETSGGHYWGKRIKVLGHCTNCGWCAGHCPAGNITMSNGKPAFGDQCHFCLKCIYGCPSKALHPGTMKFVVIQEGYCLKDITEKFSQNPQTSIKDLKVGFFWLGVKKYLLSLEDKHK; from the coding sequence ATGAAAACATATTCTCATATAAAGATTGCCTATTATTCCGGCACCGGAGGAACCGAGCTGGCGGCAAAGAGCTTTCAAAGTCGATTGGAAGAAAAGCGTTGTATATGTACCATTGAAAAGATCACCGACGGAATGAGTGTAAACCAAAGTGACCATGACCTGCTACTTCTACTGTTCCCGGTCCATGCCTTTAATGCTCCGGAGCCAGTTTATCGGTGGATTGACAGCTTGGATGCTGTAAACCACATCTCTGCAGCAGTCATTTCTGTTTCTGGAGCCGGGGAGGTTTGTCCCAATACAGCCTGCCGGGTGGGCAGTATCAAACGGCTGACGAAGAAAGGCTATCGTGTCATCTATGATAGAATGATTGTTATGCCCTCTAATTGGGTTGCATCTGCCCCCAGCCCTTTGCCCTATCTGCTGATGCAGACACTACCAATAGCGGTCGAGCAGATCTCGTGCGATTTGCTGTCAGGTGTCTGTAAAAAAGGCGAACCGTTATGGATTGACAGATTTTTTTCGGTGATGGGAAAGCTGGAAACATCAGGAGGACACTATTGGGGTAAACGGATAAAGGTGTTGGGGCACTGTACCAATTGCGGCTGGTGTGCAGGGCATTGCCCTGCTGGTAATATCACGATGTCGAATGGAAAGCCAGCCTTTGGTGACCAATGTCATTTTTGCCTAAAATGCATTTATGGATGTCCGAGCAAAGCCTTACACCCGGGAACTATGAAATTTGTTGTCATCCAAGAAGGATATTGTTTAAAGGATATCACAGAAAAGTTTTCACAGAACCCTCAGACATCTATCAAAGATTTAAAAGTGGGGTTCTTCTGGTTGGGAGTTAAGAAATATCTATTGTCTTTGGAGGATAAGCACAAATGA
- a CDS encoding helix-turn-helix domain-containing protein: MNALYYMLKNRGSSCVKDACAYSCTSQRQLERLFQEHIGTTIKKTSNLVRYQNLWHDIVFQKHFYVQEAVLKYGYTDQAHLITSFKSYHTMTPLEARKKIY; encoded by the coding sequence ATGAACGCACTGTACTATATGTTGAAAAATCGGGGCTCATCTTGTGTAAAAGACGCCTGCGCTTACTCTTGCACTAGTCAGAGACAGCTTGAACGCCTCTTTCAGGAACACATAGGTACTACCATTAAGAAAACGTCCAACCTCGTGCGCTATCAAAACCTATGGCATGATATTGTTTTTCAAAAGCATTTTTATGTGCAGGAAGCTGTACTCAAATACGGTTATACCGACCAAGCACATTTAATAACTTCTTTTAAGAGTTATCACACTATGACACCTTTAGAGGCTAGGAAGAAAATTTATTGA